In Synechococcus sp. KORDI-52, one genomic interval encodes:
- a CDS encoding conjugal transfer protein TrbI, with the protein MALTTPCACPRCTCEVQASRAVLRDGQSFCSEACAKGHPNHEPCHGSGSCGCTCAE; encoded by the coding sequence ATGGCTCTTACTACTCCTTGTGCCTGCCCTCGTTGTACCTGTGAGGTGCAAGCTTCTAGAGCCGTTTTGCGCGATGGACAGAGTTTTTGTTCTGAGGCCTGTGCTAAGGGCCACCCCAACCACGAGCCCTGTCATGGTTCTGGCTCCTGTGGTTGTACCTGCGCTGAGTGA